A single genomic interval of Bacillota bacterium harbors:
- a CDS encoding 30S ribosomal protein S12: protein MPTIHQLIRKGRKDITQKSDSPALKGSPQKRGVCTRVYTTTPKKPNSALRKVARIRLTNGIEVTAYIPGIGHNLQEHSVVLVRGGRVKDIPGVRYHVVRGALDCAGVQNRNRSRSKYGAKRPKK from the coding sequence ATGCCAACGATCCATCAGCTTATTCGTAAGGGTAGAAAAGATATTACACAAAAATCAGATTCACCAGCACTTAAGGGATCTCCGCAAAAGCGTGGCGTATGCACAAGGGTCTATACAACCACACCTAAAAAACCGAACTCCGCCCTACGCAAAGTTGCCAGGATAAGATTAACTAACGGTATAGAAGTTACAGCTTATATTCCAGGTATTGGACATAATTTGCAGGAGCACTCTGTAGTGTTAGTGCGTGGGGGACGTGTGAAGGATATTCCCGGCGTAAGGTATCACGTAGTACGCGGTGCACTTGACTGTGCCGGTGTTCAAAACAGGAATCGTAGTCGTTCCAAGTACGGGGCGAAACGTCCTAAAAAGTAA
- a CDS encoding 50S ribosomal protein L7Ae-like protein, with protein MSLEKLLNAKKTTVGAKQTLKAIQKKEAIMIFVAQNAEGRIVDPIKQACIENNIPVENVESMVVLGKACGIGVGCAVAALVAE; from the coding sequence ATGTCTTTAGAAAAATTGTTAAATGCAAAGAAAACCACGGTAGGGGCCAAGCAAACTTTGAAGGCAATACAGAAAAAAGAAGCAATAATGATTTTCGTGGCCCAAAACGCTGAAGGACGCATAGTAGACCCCATCAAACAGGCATGTATTGAGAATAATATACCGGTTGAAAATGTTGAATCAATGGTTGTCTTAGGTAAAGCCTGCGGTATAGGGGTTGGGTGCGCTGTAGCAGCGTTAGTGGCGGAGTAA
- the rpsG gene encoding 30S ribosomal protein S7, whose translation MPRRGAAPKREVLADPVYESVVLTKLVNQIMLDGKKSIAEKICHGAFDIIKEKTGKEPLEVFEQAMQNIMPVLEVKARRVGGANYQVPVEVRPERRQTLAIRWLVNYSRQRAGRNMREKLANEIMDAATSTGAAVKKKEDTHKMAEANKAFAHYRW comes from the coding sequence ATGCCCAGAAGAGGAGCCGCACCCAAGCGTGAGGTTCTCGCGGATCCGGTTTATGAAAGTGTAGTTCTAACTAAGTTGGTAAACCAAATCATGTTGGACGGCAAGAAAAGTATTGCTGAGAAAATATGTCACGGTGCTTTCGACATTATCAAGGAAAAGACAGGTAAGGAACCCTTGGAAGTGTTTGAACAGGCCATGCAAAACATCATGCCTGTATTGGAAGTTAAAGCCCGCCGGGTTGGTGGTGCCAACTATCAGGTGCCGGTAGAAGTTCGGCCGGAACGCAGGCAGACACTTGCCATTCGCTGGCTGGTGAATTATTCCCGGCAGCGTGCCGGTAGAAATATGCGCGAAAAGTTGGCTAATGAAATTATGGATGCTGCTACGAGTACAGGAGCAGCTGTTAAGAAGAAAGAAGATACGCATAAGATGGCGGAAGCTAACAAGGCTTTTGCTCATTACAGGTGGTAG